One part of the Candidatus Kapaibacterium sp. genome encodes these proteins:
- a CDS encoding AAA family ATPase: MIRHWLHTQVQRALTEVPAVCLVGLRQAWKTRWRSPLLQNGSRCTLNLESPQDRAKLQDAEAYLERHRDKLVILDELYRMPELLPLLRSPIDRGRRAGQPMGQYLLLGSASLGLLRHVGEALMGRAVS; encoded by the coding sequence ATGATTCGGCATTGGCTCCATACGCAAGTGCAGCGGGCACTTACAGAGGTACCGGCCGTGTGTCTGGTCGGACTGCGGCAGGCGTGGAAGACACGCTGGCGCTCGCCATTGCTGCAGAACGGGAGTCGGTGTACCTTGAACTTGGAATCGCCGCAGGACAGAGCAAAGCTGCAGGACGCAGAAGCCTACCTAGAGCGGCACCGGGACAAGCTGGTCATCTTGGACGAGCTCTACCGCATGCCGGAGTTGTTGCCGCTGCTGCGCAGTCCGATTGACCGAGGGCGGCGGGCCGGGCAGCCCATGGGACAGTACCTGCTCTTGGGCTCGGCATCCCTCGGGCTCTTGCGCCACGTGGGAGAAGCTCTGATGGGCCGAGCCGTATCCTAG